The nucleotide sequence CGACCAAACAAAAGAAGACATTGAAAACATGACAGGACCCATTAAGCGCATGAAATAATGTTGGAACAGTTAATACAAAAAGATCAGCAATTGCTGGTGTATCTCAACAATTTGGGAACAGAATTTTGGGATCCGGTTTTTATGTATATCACGCATCAAATCAATTGGTGGCCGTTTTTTTTATTTCTTATTTTTTTACTTCTAAAGAAAATTTCACTGCAACAATTTGGCCTTTTGGTATTGGTACTCACTGTTTTTTTTGTGTTTACCGACCAATTTACCAATTTAGTAAAATACAGCACCGATAGGCTGCGCCCGGTAAACGATCCATTGATTTCGCCTTATTTGCGTATTTTGCGTAAAGCAGGTAGCCCCAGTTTTTTCTCAGGGCATGCATCCAATTCCAGCGGCTCTATTCTCATAATCTTTTTAATCCTTAAGAAATATTACAAATACGCTTGGGTGCTGTTCTTTTTCCCACTATTGTTTGCTTACACCCGAATTTATCTGGGGTTGCATTATCCGTTAGATATCATTTGTGGATATATTTTCGGTATTTCATCGGGCTTTATGTTCTTTTTCGTTTTTAAATTTTTGAATAATAAATACCGTTTAAAGGATAAACAAAAAACGCAGGAAGTAATCAATCAGTAGAATTTTATTTCATAAATAAAGTATCTGTCAATTCCAAAGATTTCATACCATTGATCATACTTATCCATTTCTTTGGCAAAATCGCAATTTCGAAAGGTGTTTTCATCAATTTTTATTGGTTTTACAATTGCCGAAAATAGATATTTTTGATTAAAAGTAAATTTTTGTGCTTCATTTATAAAAATTTTAAAAGCATATCGATCTTCTCTTTTTAAATCATGATTTCGATATAAATTGATAAAATCATAAAACTGATATTGTATGCGATAGTTTATATCGGAATTGCTTTTGGCAAGTATCGTAAAAGGGATTCTTTCGTTTGAAGTATCAACGGGCATCTTGTTAGAATTGAAACAACTGATTTCTTTTACAAGTTTTCCATTAACATACTCTTTTTCAATAATTTCAATATGTAACGAAGAAGTTTCAGCAGTTACAAAATCAAAACTATAATAGGTGTAGCCCTCAAAATTTTTAAGCGCATTTTCAAACTTGGTTTCGTTCATTTTTGATTCAATATGAATCTCTTGTGAAAATACACTAAAAGAAATCAACAAAAATAATACAACATTTTTCATCTACTAAAAATTTATTTTAACAAACGTTTTTGCAGCGGGTAATATTGCATTTTAGTAAAATATTGTAACTTTATAGTAAAAATTTGTGTTATGAGATACGTTGTAATTGTGGCTTATCGGGTTTTTCCGGATAAGCGCGAAGCTTTTTTTAATTTGGTTCGAAAAGAGGCTACGGCATTGGTTCAAAACGAATTGGGAACTTTGCATGTAACCAATATGATTGATCAAATAGATCCTAATAAATTTCTAAACCTAAAGATTTTTGAATCGAAAGAAGCCTATTCTGAACATTTGCAAGGTGCTATTTTAAAAGCCTTTTTGCAAGAGGCTGATGCATTCATTATGGAAGGTCCAACCGTGATTTTTGAGGGGATACACATGTATTCGTGCGATGATTATACGCTGGAACAGAAAAGTGGCGAAGATATGACGGCTTACTTTAAAAGATAGTTTGTAATTTTACAGAAAAACATGCAGCTACAAACCCTTGTGCCCGTTGAGCCTTTATCCAGAAAAATAGATTACTCATCAAAAATTGTGAGTCTAGGCAGTTGTTTTGCAGTACATATTGCACAAAAACTGGCACACTATCAATTTCAAAATACGGTGAATCCGTGGGGGATATTGTTTCATCCATTGGCAATCGAAAAATTAGTAAACACCGCAGTAAAAGCGCGTTTATTTACGCAAAGTGATGTTTTTTGCCATAACGAAATATGGAGTTGTTTGCACACCCATTCCGATTTAAACGAGTTAGACGCTGAAAGCATTGTGGCATCCATCAATCAAAAAACAACTGTTTTCAAAGAAGATTTGCAGACCGCTTCGCATTGTATCATCACATTGGGAACTGCTTGGGTGTATCGGTTTATGGAAACCAACGAAATTGTGGCAAATTGTCATAAAGTTTCGCAACAAAAATTTCAAAAAGAATTATTGTCGGTAGCCGATTGTTTGCAAGCATTACAAGCAATAGAACAACAAATTCGGCAAGTAAATGCAACTGTTCAAATTATTTATACCATTTCACCGGTTCGCCATATTAAAGACGGTTTTGCAGAAAACCAACGCAGTAAAGCCCATTTAATCGCCGCATTGCATCAACATATAGAAAATAATGACCCGCACAATTATTATTTTCCTTCGTATGAAATCATGATGGATGAATTGCGCGATTATCGTTTTTATGGCAAAGATATGTTGCATCCAAACGATTTAGCTGTTGCCTATATTTGGGAGCGATTTGTTGCCCATTGCATGTACCCGGAAGCATTGCCTACGATGAAAAAAGTGGAAGAGGTGCAGAAAGGATTGGCGCACCGCCCATTTAACCCATACACCGAAGCACATCAGCAGTTTTTAGATGTACTAGCAATGAAACTAGATGATTTATTAGAAAACTATCCATTTATGAAATTTAGATAAAATGATAAAGAAAGCCTTAATATTTGCTGTGATTTGTATTGCATTGGGCAGTTTATTCACTTTTTTTATAATGCGAAAAAGCGCACAAAAAAACGAAGTGGTGCCCGACACTGAACTCATTCAGCAACAAATGAAAAACGTGAGCAAATTGGTAGTAAACGAAGCCAAAATAGCACAGATTTACAATTATAAAGATGAAAAATCGTTTATGAATCTACTCTCGTTCGATAAAAAAGCGATGGTAGTTGTTAATGCCGATGTGCAAATCATGTACGATTTATCTAAGCTGGAATATACCATAGACGAAGCCAACAAAATCGTAAAAATTACATCTATTCCTAAAGAAGAATTGAAAATCAGTCCGGAAATTAAAATTTACGATGTAGAAGAATCGCGGTTTAATGCATTTGAAGGTGCCGATTACAACATCATTCAAGAAAGTGTCACCAAACAGTTTCACGAAAAAATCTCCCAATCGAACATTCGTGCAAACGCCCAAAACCGTTTACTGAGCGAATTGAGTAAGTTTTTGGTGGTCACCCAATCCTTGGGTTGGCAGTTGCAATACCAAAATCAAACCATTGCAAATACCGAAGATTTGAATACCTTCCTACCACTTTAGAACCAGTTGATTCACCGTCGTTATCCTCGGTTTTGTTCATCATAAAAAGCAAAGCAAGCAAACTTTTAAAAATAAATGTGTTAATTTTTTAACAGCTACAAATTTTTTTTATACTTTAGGGGTTTAATTACAAAACTTAAAAATATATTTTTTATGAAAATTAATAAACTACTCTTTTTTCTATTGGCACTCGTGAGTTTAAATTCATGTGTGGAATATGTAGATAACGGAACAAAACCAGACGGACCAGAGACACCGGAGCAACAAGTTTTTAAAGCAATGCATAGCAATCCGGAAGAAGCAAAATATGTAAATGACAAGTTTACTTTTGAAGCTACCTTAAACGGTGTTGATGTTACATCTACCACAAAGTTTAGAGTGAACGGTGTAGATATTCCTGGAAACACCTATGTACCATTTAAAGAAGGTTCTCATTCGGTGTTGGCTTCAATGGATGACTTTACAGCTAGCTTTAAATTTACTGTTTTAGAAGAAGACACAACGCCAGAGCCAACTGGTAATAGAATTGAGTATGGAGGAAATTCGTACCCAGTTTCTGAAGTATTATGGCTTGTGCATGCTGAAAATAACCAAATTAAACCATACAACCGTAATGGAGTTACTTGCACGGTTTGGGCAATGCTAGCAATTGAACTTGACAGTAATGATGAGGTTATTAATCAATTCCTTACGTTTACCTATGTTCCAATTAAAGCAAATGGTAAATTAGCTTTCCCAAATAATACACCAGGTCCGTTCGAACATTTAAATGGAGGGGTAGTAACTATTAATGGTAATGATGTTTTTGATACAGCAAATGTCGTTTATAATTTTGCTGGAACAGGTAATACTTCCCCTGCTGATGATTCACCATCACCTTGGACTGGCACAGCTAACTTTACCGGCTTGGCTACAGGAACGGGTAGTGGTAATTCTGCGGAGTTATTCTGGAATGGAACTTGGAATGGTGGTGGAAGAAATTTACTAGCTAAAGCTAAGATGGGTAATATCCTAAATGGCTTTGATGTAAAGCAAATCAAAAATTTTAAAACAATTGAAAGCGCTACCACTTTAGAGCTTAAAAAATAATAAAGTTTAAAACGCAATACTTAAAAACGCTGCTGTAACAGGCAGCGTTTTTTTATGTACACTAATAAACCATTAAATTACAACCGCGAATATCAGACTGATCAAATCTGCCTAAGACTTCAAAAGAAAAATCGGGGTGTTTTTTACCTAAATCTTGTGTGGCAATAAATGCACACGAATTCATATTTGCCAAATCAATTACATTGATACCGCCTGTTTTTCCATTTTCAATAATCGATAGCGGGTCTTCGGCATCTCTAATCAACACATCCATCCACGGCGGACATTCAAAAACACCGTCTCCAAATGAATATGCTTGCGAAAGTAATTCGGTCATTCCGTATTCTGAATGAATTTTTTCTACCCCAAAACCAGTTGTCAAAAGCCCGTGCAATTCTTCGCGAATTAGTTCTTTGCGCTTGCCTTTCATGCCACCGGTTTCCATCACAATAGTGTTTTTTAAATGGAATTTTTGCATCTCAATAAGGTCTAACAACGCATAGGTAACACCTATCAACAACACATTTTGTCCGCTCTGGTCTAATT is from Paenimyroides aestuarii and encodes:
- a CDS encoding phosphatase PAP2 family protein; its protein translation is MLEQLIQKDQQLLVYLNNLGTEFWDPVFMYITHQINWWPFFLFLIFLLLKKISLQQFGLLVLVLTVFFVFTDQFTNLVKYSTDRLRPVNDPLISPYLRILRKAGSPSFFSGHASNSSGSILIIFLILKKYYKYAWVLFFFPLLFAYTRIYLGLHYPLDIICGYIFGISSGFMFFFVFKFLNNKYRLKDKQKTQEVINQ
- a CDS encoding putative quinol monooxygenase, translating into MRYVVIVAYRVFPDKREAFFNLVRKEATALVQNELGTLHVTNMIDQIDPNKFLNLKIFESKEAYSEHLQGAILKAFLQEADAFIMEGPTVIFEGIHMYSCDDYTLEQKSGEDMTAYFKR
- a CDS encoding GSCFA domain-containing protein; protein product: MQLQTLVPVEPLSRKIDYSSKIVSLGSCFAVHIAQKLAHYQFQNTVNPWGILFHPLAIEKLVNTAVKARLFTQSDVFCHNEIWSCLHTHSDLNELDAESIVASINQKTTVFKEDLQTASHCIITLGTAWVYRFMETNEIVANCHKVSQQKFQKELLSVADCLQALQAIEQQIRQVNATVQIIYTISPVRHIKDGFAENQRSKAHLIAALHQHIENNDPHNYYFPSYEIMMDELRDYRFYGKDMLHPNDLAVAYIWERFVAHCMYPEALPTMKKVEEVQKGLAHRPFNPYTEAHQQFLDVLAMKLDDLLENYPFMKFR
- a CDS encoding DUF4230 domain-containing protein — encoded protein: MIKKALIFAVICIALGSLFTFFIMRKSAQKNEVVPDTELIQQQMKNVSKLVVNEAKIAQIYNYKDEKSFMNLLSFDKKAMVVVNADVQIMYDLSKLEYTIDEANKIVKITSIPKEELKISPEIKIYDVEESRFNAFEGADYNIIQESVTKQFHEKISQSNIRANAQNRLLSELSKFLVVTQSLGWQLQYQNQTIANTEDLNTFLPL